One genomic segment of Melospiza georgiana isolate bMelGeo1 chromosome 21, bMelGeo1.pri, whole genome shotgun sequence includes these proteins:
- the LOC131092211 gene encoding myosin-1B isoform X6 produces MSTDAEMAIFGEAAPYLRKSEKERIEAQNKPFDAKSSVFVVHAKESYVKSTIQSREPGKITVKTEGGETLTVKEDQIFSMNPPKYDKIEDMAMMTHLHEPAVLYNLKERYAAWMIYTYSGLFCVTVNPYKWLPVYNPEVVLAYRGKKRQEAPPHIFSISDNAYQFMLTDRENQSILITGESGAGKTVNTKRVIQYFATIAASGDKKKEEQTSGKMQGTLEDQIISANPLLEAFGNAKTVRNDNSSRFGKFIRIHFGATGKLASADIETYLLEKSRVTFQLKAERSYHIFYQIMSNRKPELIEMLLITTNPYDYLYVSQGEITVPSINDQEELMATDSAIDILGFSADEKTAIYKLTGAVMHYGNLKFKQKQREEQAEPDGTEVADKAAYLMGLNSADLLKALCYPRVKVGNEYVTKGQTVQQVYNSVGALAKSVFEKMFLWMVVRINQQLDTKQPRQYFIGVLDIAGFEIFDFNSLEQLCINFTNEKLQQFFNHHMFVLEQEEYKKEGIEWEFIDFGMDLAACIELIEKPMGIFSILEEECMFPKATDTSFKNKLYDQHLGKSNNFQKPKPGKGKAEAHFSLVHYAGTVDYNITGWLEKNKDPLNETVVGLYQKSSLKTLALLFASSSGGGGGKKGAKKKGSSFQTVSALFRENLNKLMSNLRSTHPHFVRCLIPNETKTPGAMEHELVLHQLRCNGVLEGIRICRKGFPSRILYADFKQRYKVLNASAIPEGQFIDSKKASEKLLGSIDVDHTQYKFGHTKVFFKAGLLGLLEEMRDEKLAELITRTQAMCRGYLMRVEFKKMMERRESIFCIQYNVRSFMNVKHWPWMKLFFKIKPLLKSAESEKEMANMKEEFEKTKEELAKSEAKRKELEEKMVALVQEKNDLQLQVQAEADGLADAEERCDQLIKTKIQLEAKIKELTERAEEEEEMNAELTAKKRKLEDECSELKKDIDDLELTLAKVEKEKHATENKVKNLTEEMAALDETIAKLTKEKKALQEAHQQTLDDLQAEEDKVNTLTKAKTKLEQQVDDLEGSLEQEKKLRMDLERAKRKLEGDLKMAQDSIMDLENDKQQLDEKLKKKDFEISQIQGKIEDEQALGMQFQKKIKELQARIEELEEEIEAERTSRAKAEKHRADLSRELEEISERLEEAGGATAAQVEMNKKREAEFQKMRRDLEEATLQHEATAAALRKKHADSTAELGEQIDNLQRVKQKLEKEKSEMKMEIDDLASNMESVSKAKANLEKMCRSLEDQLSEIKTKEEEQQRIINDISAQRARLQTESGEFSRQVDEKDALISQLSRGKQAFTQQIEELKRHLEEEIKAKNALAHALQSARHDCDLLREQYEEEQEAKGELQRALSKANSEVAQWRTKYETDAIQRTEELEEAKKKLAQRLQDAEEHVEAVNAKCASLEKTKQRLQNEVEDLMIDVERSNAACAALDKKQKNFDKILAEWKQKYEETQAELEASQKESRSLSTELFKMKNAYEESLDHLETMKRENKNLQQEISDLTEQIAEGGKAIHELEKVKKQIEQEKSEIQAALEEAEASLEHEEGKILRLQLELNQVKAEIDRKIAEKDEEIEQMKRNHQRVVESMQSTLDAEIRSRNEALRLKKKMEGDLNEIEIQLSHANRQAAEAQKNLRNTQGVLKDTQIHLDDALRSQEDLKEQVAMVERRANLLQAEVEELRAALEQTERSRKMAEQELMDASERVQLLHSQNTSLINTKKKLETDISQIQSEMEDTIQEARNAEEKAKKAITDAAMMAEELKKEQDTSAHLERMKKNLDQTVKDLQHRLDEAEQLALKGGKKQIQKLEARVRELEGEVDAEQKRSAEAVKGVRKYERRVKELTYQSEEDRKNVLRLQDLVDKLQTKVKAYKRQAEEAEELSNVNLSKFRKIQHELEEAEERADIAESQVNKLRAKSREISKKAESEE; encoded by the exons ATGTCTACGGATGCGGAGATGGCCATCTTTGGGGAGGCAGCTCCTTACCTCCGAAAGTCAGAGAAGGAGAGAATTGAGGCCCAGAACAAACCTTTTGATGCCAAGTCATCTGTCTTTGTGGTACATGCAAAGGAATCCTATGTGAAGAGCACAATCCAGAGCAGGGAACCAGGAAAAATCACGGTCAAGACTGAAGGGGGAGAG ACCTTGACTGTGAAGGAAGATCAAATCTTCTCCATGAACCCTCCCAAGTATGACAAAATCGAGGACATGGCCATGATGACCCACCTGCACGAACCCGCTGTGCTGTACAACCTCAAAGAGCGTTACGCAGCCTGGATGATCTAC ACCTACTCGGGTCTCTTCTGCGTCACTGTCAACCCCTACAAGTGGCTGCCGGTGTACAACCCCGAGGTGGTGTTGGCCTACCGAGGCAAGAAGCGCCAGGAGGCCCCTCCACACATCTTCTCCATCTCTGACAACGCCTATCAGTTCATGTTGACTG ATCGTGAGAACCAGTCCATCCTGATCAC CGGAGAATCCGGGGCCGGGAAGACTGTGAACACCAAGCGTGTCATCCAGTACTTTGCAACAATTGCAGCCAGTGGAGACAAGAAAAAGGAGGAGCAGACCTCAGGCAAAATGCAG GGGACACTTGAGGATCAAATCATCAGTGCCAACCCACTGCTGGAGGCCTTTGGAAATGCCAAGACCGTGAGGAACGACAACTCCTCACGCTTT ggTAAATTCATCAGAATCCATTTTGGTGCCACAGGCAAACTGGCTTCTGCTGATATTGAAACAT ATCTTCTGGAGAAGTCCAGAGTCACTTTCCAGCTCAAGGCGGAAAGGAGCTACCACATCTTTTATCAGATCATGTCCAACAGGAAGCCAGAGCTGATTG AGATGCTACTGATCACCACCAACCCCTATGACTACCTGTATGTGAGTCAAGGTGAGATCACAGTTCCCAGCATTAACGACCAGGAAGAGCTGATGGCCACTGAT AGTGCCATTGACATCCTGGGCTTCAGTGCTGATGAGAAAACAGCCATCTACAAGCTGACAGGGGCTGTCATGCACTATGGGAACCTGAAATTCAAGCAGAAGCAAcgagaggagcaggcagagcctgatgGCACCGAAG TTGCTGACAAGGCTGCCTACCTGATGGGTCTGAACTCAGCAGACCTGCTCAAGGCCCTCTGCTACCCCCGAGTCAAGGTGGGGAACGAATACGTGACCAAGGGCCAAACTGTGCAGCAG GTATACAACTCAGTGGGTGCCCTGGCTAAATCTGTGTTTGAGAAGATGTTCCTGTGGATGGTTGTTCGTATCAACCAGCAGCTGGACACGAAGCAGCCCAGGCAGTACTTCATTGGTGTCCTGGACATTGCTGGCTTTGAGATCTTTGAT TTCaacagcctggagcagctgtgcatCAACTTCACCAATGAGAAACTGCAACAGTTCTTCAACCACCACATGTtcgtgctggagcaggaggagtaCAAGAAGGAGGGCATTGAATGGGAGTTCATTGACTTTGGCATGGACCTGGCTGCCTGCATTGAGCTCATTGAGAAG CCCATGGGCATCTTCTCCATCCTGGAAGAGGAGTGCATGTTCCCCAAGGCAACTGACACCTCTTTCAAGAACAAGCTCTATGACCAGCACCTGGGCAAGTCCAACAACTTCCAGAAGCCCAAGCCAGGCAAAGGCAAGGCTGAGGCCCACTTCTCCCTGGTGCACTATGCTGGCACAGTGGACTACAACATCACTGGGTGGCTGGAGAAGAACAAGGACCCTCTGAATGAAACTGTTGTGGGGTTGTATCAGAAGTCATCCCTGAAGACCCTGGCCTTGCTCTTTGCCTCT agcagtggtggtggtggtggcaagAAGGGCGCCAAGAAGAAGGGTTCTTCCTTCCAGACTGTCTCAGCTCTCTTCCGG GAAAATTTAAACAAGCTGATGAGCAATTTGAGAAGCACACATCCCCATTTTGTGCGGTGTCTTATTCctaatgaaacaaaaacacCTG GTGCCATGGAGCACGAGCTGGTGCTGCACCAGCTGCGCTGTAACGGCGTGCTGGAAGGGATCAGGATCTGCAGGAAAGGGTTCCCCAGCAGAATCCTCTATGCTGACTTCAAACAGAG ATACAAGGTGCTTAATGCCAGTGCCATCCCTGAGGGACAGTTCATCGATAGCAAGAAGGCTTCTGAGAAGCTCCTTGGGTCAATCGATGTGGATCACACCCAGTATAAATTTGGACACACCAAG GTGTTCTTcaaagctgggctgctggggctcctggaGGAGATGAGGGATGAGAAGCTGGCAGAGCTCATCACCCGCACCCAGGCCATGTGCAGGGGTTACCTGATGAGGGTGGAGTTCAAGAAAATGATGGAGAGGAG GGAGTCCATCTTCTGCATCCAGTACAACGTCCGCTCATTCATGAATGTCAAACACTGGCCATGGATGAAGCTGTTCTTCAAGATCAAGCCCTTGCTAAAGAGTGCAGAGTCTGAGAAAGAAATGGCCAACATGAAGGAAGAGTTTGAGAAAACCAAGGAAGAGCTTGCAAAGTCTGAGGCAAAGcggaaggagctggaggagaaaatGGTGGCCCTGGTGCAGGAGAAAAATGACCTGCAGCTCCAAGTGCAGGCT GAAGCTGATGGTTTGGCCGATGCAGAGGAAAGGTGTGACCAGCTcatcaaaaccaaaatccagCTGGAAGCCAAAATTAAGGAGCTGACAGAGagagcagaagaagaagaagagatgAATGCTGAGCTGACAGCCAAGAAGAGGAAACTGGAAGATGAATGTTCAGAGCTGAAGAAAGATATTGATGACCTTGAGCTAACACTGGCCAAggtggagaaggaaaaacatgCCACTGAAAACAAG GTGAAAAACCTGACAgaggagatggcagctctggaCGAGACCATTGCCAAGCTGACAAAGGAGAAGAAAGCCCTCCAAGAGGCGCATCAGCAGACCCTGGATGAcctgcaggcagaggaagaCAAAGTCAATACTCTGACCAAAGCCAAGACCAAGCTGGAACAGCAAGTGGATGAT CTGGAAGGGTCCCTGGAGCAAGAGAAGAAACTGCGCATGGACCTGGAGAGAGCAAAGAGGAAACTGGAAGGAGACCTGAAGATGGCGCAGGACAGCATCATGGATTTGGAGAATGAtaagcagcagctggatgagAAACTGAAGAA GAAAGACTTTGAAATCAGCCAGATCCAGGGCAAGATCGAGGATGAACAGGCCCTGGGCATGCAATTTCAGAAGAAGAtcaaggagctgcag GCCCGCattgaggagctggaggaggagattGAGGCAGAGCGAACCTCTCGCGCTAAAGCAGAGAAGCATCGCGCTGACCTGtccagggagctggaggagatcAGCGAACGCCTGGAAGAAGCAGGAggggccacagcagctcaggtggAGATGAACAAGAAGCGTGAGGCAGAGTTCCAGAAGATGCGCCGTGACCTGGAAGAGGCCACGCTGCAGCACGAAGCCACGGCTGCCGCCCTGCGCAAGAAGCACGCggacagcacagctgagctgggcgAGCAGATCGACAACCTGCAACGTGTGAAgcagaagctggagaaggagaagagtgAGATGAAGATGGAGATTGATGACTTGGCCAGCAACATGGAGTCTGTGTCCAAAGCCAAG GCAAATCTGGAGAAGATGTGTCGTTCCCTGGAAGATCAACTCAGTGAGATTAAGACAAAGGAGGAGGAACAGCAGCGCATAATTAATGACATTAGTGCTCAAAGAGCTCGACTACAAACAGAATCTG GTGAATTTTCACGCCAGGTAGATGAGAAAGATGCTCTGATTTCTCAACTCTCAAGAGGAAAACAGGCTTTCACCCAACAGATTGAGGAACTGAAGAGGCATCtagaggaagaaataaag GCCAAGAATGCCCTGGCCCACGCCCTGCAGTCTGCTCGCCACGACTGTGACTTGCTCCGGGAGCAAtatgaggaggagcaggaggccaagggggagctgcagagagccctgTCCAAGGCCAACAGTGAAGTGGCCCAGTGGAGAACCAAATACGAGACGGACGCGATTCAGCGCACGGAGGAGCTCGAGGAGGCCAA AAAGAAGCTGGCCCAGCGCTTGCAGGATGCAGAGGAGCATGTTGAGGCTGTCAATGCCAAATGTGCCTCCCTGGAAAAGAcaaagcagaggctgcagaatGAAGTGGAGGACCTGATGATTGACGTGGAGAGATCcaatgctgcctgtgctgctctggataAGAAGCAGAAGAACTTTGACAAG ATCCTGGCAGAATGGAAGCAGAAGTATGAGGAAAcgcaggctgagctggaggcCTCGCAGAAGGAGTCGCGCTCTCTGAGCACGGAGCTGTTCAAGATGAAGAATGCCTATGAGGAGTCCTTGGACCACCTGGAAACAATGAAGCGGGAGAACAAGAACTTGCAGC AGGAGATTTCCGACCTCACGGAGCAGATTGCGGAGGGAGGAAAGGCGATTCATGAGCTGGAGAAAGTGAAGAAGCAGATTGAGCAGGAGAAATCTGAaatccaggctgctctggaggaAGCTGAG GCCTCCCTGGAACATGAGGAGGGGAAGATCTTGCGCCTGCAGCTTGAACTCAACCAGGTGAAGGCAGAGATTGACAGGAAGATAGCAGAGAAAGATGAGGAGATCGAACAAATGAAGAGAAACCACCAGAGGGTTGTGGAGTCCATGCAGAGCACCCTGGACGCTGAgatcaggagcaggaatgaaGCCCTGAGGCTGAAGAAGAAGATGGAGGGAGACCTGAACGAAATAGAAATCCAGCTGAGCCATGCCAACCgccaggctgcagaggcacagaAGAACCTGAGGAACACTCAGGGAGTGCTCAAG GACACCCAGATCCATCTGGATGATGCTCTCAGGTCTCAGGAGGACCTGAAGGAGCAGGTGGCCATGGTGGAGCGCAGAGCTAACCTGCTGCAGGCTGAAGTTGAGGAGCTCcgtgcagccctggagcagacAGAGCGGTCGAGGAAAATGGCTGAGCAGGAATTAATGGACGCCAGTGAGCGTGTGCAGCTCctccacagccag AACACCAGTTTGATCAACACCAAGAAGAAGCTGGAAACGGACATTTCTCAAATCCAGAGTGAAATGGAGGATACCATCCAGGAAGCCCGCAATGCTGAGGAGAAGGCCAAGAAGGCCATCACAGAT GCGGCCATGATGGCAGAAGAGCTGAAGAAGGAGCAGGACACCAGTGCCCACCTGGAGAGGATGAAGAAGAACCTGGACCAGACGGTGAAGGACCTGCAGCACCGTCTTGATGAGGCCGAGCAGCTGGCACTGAAGGGAGGGAAGAAGCAGATCCAGAAGCTGGAGGCCAGG GTGCgggagctggaaggggaggTTGATGCTGAGCAGAAGCGCAGCGCTGAAGCCGTGAAGGGTGTGCGCAAGTACGAGCGCAGGGTGAAGGAACTCACCTACCAG TCTGAGGAAGACAGGAAAAACGTTCTCAGGCTGCAGGATCTGGTGGATAAACTGCAAACTAAGGTGAAAGCTTACAAGAGACAAGCTGAGGAGGCT